In Halobaculum rubrum, the following are encoded in one genomic region:
- a CDS encoding potassium transporter TrkA gives MIPAAIGRLTEAGISPVRANRPLRTAPPLQSVSEVLELVNAPRLVGFAVASFLVAALGAAAYRWYVNEPVPRGLTTLLGTATVAVYLNTVGLFASVLPVAGVVTTDPFAPMTVIRNVVSLLVAAGTAPIGRRVGDHFATNVTAVAGGERVDGELSRFARTVGRIRSVELPEEIADIDGYDPVDEATKERLSGETLLFPRRLSDGELRDAFLTRLKQEYGVGHVDAEFDGGDVTYLGVGRRVAGIGPTLGPGACAVAIRADPPNGAGPGDVVQVWRVPDTSAASTPAGSEPSDSAGSISDGSVAAEASPRDPTVPAVTDSAAAETGADDGDDPAPRRVATAELRATAGDVVTLAVDESDADEFHADGSYRLVTMPAEARADREFASILRVADETMAVVTVGERSVLDGTRVGAVRGSVVAVEGIDGSIEPIPPRGRTFSAGETVYVIARPEAIRELERRGAGAGGDAGTDPTDAGAGTDGGTSRTTDGPNTDDD, from the coding sequence GTGATCCCGGCTGCCATCGGGCGCCTCACGGAGGCCGGGATCTCGCCGGTTCGGGCCAACCGGCCGCTCCGGACGGCCCCGCCGCTTCAGTCCGTGTCCGAGGTGCTCGAGCTCGTGAACGCCCCGCGGCTCGTCGGCTTCGCGGTCGCCTCGTTTCTCGTCGCCGCCCTCGGCGCGGCGGCGTACCGGTGGTACGTCAACGAGCCGGTTCCGCGGGGACTGACTACGCTGCTCGGGACGGCGACGGTCGCGGTGTATCTCAACACGGTCGGACTGTTCGCGTCCGTCCTCCCCGTCGCGGGCGTCGTCACGACGGACCCGTTCGCGCCGATGACGGTCATCCGGAACGTCGTGAGCCTCCTCGTGGCCGCGGGGACGGCGCCGATCGGTCGCCGAGTCGGCGACCACTTCGCGACGAACGTGACGGCCGTCGCGGGCGGCGAGCGCGTCGACGGCGAGTTGAGCAGGTTCGCGCGGACGGTCGGCCGGATCCGGAGCGTCGAGCTCCCCGAGGAGATCGCCGACATCGACGGCTACGACCCCGTCGACGAGGCGACCAAGGAGCGCCTCTCCGGGGAGACGCTGTTGTTCCCGCGACGGCTCTCGGACGGGGAACTGCGCGACGCGTTCCTGACGCGACTGAAGCAGGAGTACGGCGTCGGCCACGTCGACGCCGAGTTCGACGGCGGGGACGTGACATACCTCGGCGTCGGTCGCCGCGTCGCCGGCATCGGCCCGACGCTCGGGCCGGGTGCGTGTGCGGTCGCGATCCGCGCCGACCCGCCCAACGGCGCGGGCCCGGGCGACGTCGTTCAGGTGTGGCGAGTCCCCGATACGTCTGCGGCATCCACACCGGCGGGGTCAGAACCGAGCGACTCGGCGGGCTCCATATCGGACGGATCGGTCGCGGCGGAGGCGAGCCCGAGGGACCCGACAGTCCCGGCTGTGACGGACTCTGCGGCGGCGGAAACGGGAGCCGATGACGGAGACGACCCCGCCCCGAGACGGGTCGCAACCGCGGAACTGCGCGCGACGGCCGGCGACGTGGTGACGCTCGCGGTCGACGAGTCGGACGCCGATGAGTTCCACGCCGACGGCAGCTATCGACTGGTGACGATGCCCGCCGAGGCGCGCGCGGACCGGGAGTTCGCGTCGATCCTCCGGGTCGCCGACGAGACGATGGCGGTCGTCACCGTCGGAGAGCGGAGCGTGCTCGACGGCACGCGTGTCGGGGCGGTGCGGGGATCGGTCGTCGCCGTCGAGGGCATCGACGGCTCGATCGAGCCGATCCCGCCGCGCGGCCGGACGTTCTCCGCGGGCGAGACGGTGTACGTGATCGCGCGCCCCGAGGCGATCCGGGAGCTGGAGCGACGCGGGGCCGGCGCCGGTGGGGACGCCGGGACCGACCCCACCGACGCGGGCGCCGGGACCGACGGCGGCACGTCACGGACGACGGACGGCCCGAACACCGACGACGACTGA
- a CDS encoding ubiquitin-like small modifier protein 1, giving the protein MHWKLFADLAEAAGESEPEVEGADAETVGEALDALLDAYPALAARVLDEGGDLRGHINLLRNGRDVRAAEGLDTPVDAGDELALFPPVSGG; this is encoded by the coding sequence ATGCACTGGAAGCTGTTCGCCGATCTCGCCGAGGCGGCCGGCGAGTCCGAGCCGGAGGTGGAGGGGGCCGACGCCGAGACGGTCGGGGAGGCGCTGGACGCGCTGTTGGACGCGTACCCCGCGCTCGCGGCCCGCGTGCTCGACGAGGGCGGCGACCTCCGGGGACACATCAACCTGCTCAGAAACGGTCGAGACGTCCGAGCGGCCGAGGGGCTCGACACCCCGGTCGACGCCGGCGACGAACTCGCGCTGTTCCCGCCGGTCAGCGGCGGGTGA
- a CDS encoding potassium channel family protein yields the protein MPASSLPIQLLLGLYLGLLTGIVPGLVSWALGFTFKYFTGVSIPGFGVVVLALAVAGVNGGLLALNDQTIRNSANGTALLIAIIVVLMISLYAHSKGDAMGASLPKRLTLRQLTERTLSTDAIDLTAGRGRVTVSVAGDVGDIEGYPALPADLRAEVRAFADDFPADLPLSELEAAVAERLRSEHDLAEVTVHLDERGRATVAAAPPLAGVSSRIPDGKRAVSVSVLLPTGVARGDEITVVTADGDAVDGTVVAARTDGATPDETPATAADGGTDAPPAPSPTTTGGDGRLTLAVDRSAAPRLLDADVRRLAVRSRGTRREFELIALLRRAGKRFRRFSVRADGPLDGHSLREAAVRDEYGVAVLAVRSAGRWRLGPDGDVRPEAGADLVVVGTRDALDRFGREVAA from the coding sequence ATGCCCGCCTCCTCGCTCCCGATCCAGCTCCTGCTCGGGCTGTATCTCGGCCTGCTCACGGGGATCGTCCCCGGGCTGGTCTCGTGGGCGCTCGGATTCACGTTCAAGTACTTCACCGGGGTGTCGATCCCCGGCTTCGGTGTCGTCGTCCTCGCGCTGGCGGTCGCCGGCGTCAACGGCGGCCTCCTCGCCCTCAACGATCAGACGATCCGGAACTCCGCCAACGGCACCGCGCTGCTGATCGCGATCATCGTCGTGCTGATGATCTCGCTGTACGCCCACTCCAAAGGCGACGCGATGGGCGCGTCGCTCCCCAAGCGACTCACGCTCAGACAGCTGACGGAGCGGACGCTCTCCACGGACGCGATCGACTTGACCGCGGGACGCGGACGAGTGACGGTCTCGGTCGCAGGCGACGTGGGCGACATCGAGGGCTACCCCGCGCTCCCCGCCGACCTCCGGGCGGAGGTTCGCGCCTTCGCCGACGACTTCCCGGCCGACCTCCCGCTGAGCGAACTGGAGGCGGCCGTTGCCGAGCGCCTCCGCTCGGAGCACGACCTCGCCGAGGTGACCGTCCACCTCGACGAGCGGGGACGGGCGACCGTCGCCGCCGCGCCGCCGTTGGCCGGCGTCTCGAGCCGCATTCCGGACGGCAAGCGCGCCGTCTCCGTGTCGGTGTTGCTCCCGACAGGAGTCGCCCGGGGCGACGAGATAACCGTCGTCACGGCCGACGGCGACGCCGTCGACGGCACCGTCGTCGCCGCCCGCACCGACGGCGCTACGCCGGATGAGACGCCCGCGACGGCGGCCGACGGCGGCACGGACGCGCCGCCGGCGCCCTCCCCGACGACGACCGGCGGCGACGGTCGCCTCACGCTCGCGGTCGACCGGTCGGCCGCGCCTCGGCTCCTCGACGCCGACGTGCGGCGGTTGGCCGTGCGCTCGCGGGGGACGAGACGCGAGTTCGAACTCATCGCACTGCTCCGCCGGGCGGGCAAGCGGTTCCGTCGGTTCAGCGTCCGGGCCGACGGGCCCCTCGACGGACACAGCCTTCGGGAGGCGGCGGTCCGCGACGAGTACGGCGTGGCCGTCCTCGCGGTTCGCAGCGCCGGACGGTGGCGCCTCGGACCCGACGGCGACGTCAGGCCGGAGGCCGGCGCCGACCTCGTCGTCGTCGGGACGCGGGACGCCCTCGACCGATTCGGTCGCGAGGTGGCGGCGTGA